The proteins below are encoded in one region of Eulemur rufifrons isolate Redbay chromosome 2, OSU_ERuf_1, whole genome shotgun sequence:
- the PAQR5 gene encoding membrane progestin receptor gamma isoform X2: MPRVFHEQGILFGYRHPQSSATACILSLFQMTNETVNIWTHLLPFWFFVWRFVTALYVTDIQNDSYSWPMLVYMCTSCVYPLVSSCAHTFSSMSKNARHICYFLDYGAVNLFSLGSAIAYSAYTFPDALVCTTFHDYYVALAVLNTILSTGLSCYSRFLEIQRPRLCKLLRILAFAYPYTWDSLPIFYRLFLFPGENARNEATLYHQKHMVMTLLASFLYSAHLPERLAPGRFDYIGHSHQLFHVCVILATHMQMEAILLDKTLRKEWLLATSRPFSFPQIAGAIFLCIFFSLCNIIYFSAALYRIPEPELHKKET, from the exons ATGCCAAGA gTGTTCCATGAGCAGGGCATCCTCTTTGGCTACCGACATCCACAGAGTTCCGCCACTGCCTGTATCCTCAGccttttccaaatgaccaatgagACTGTCAACATCTGGACTCACTTGCTGCCCTTCTG GTTCTTTGTGTGGAGGTTTGTGACTGCACTGTATGTGACAGACATCCAGAATGACAGCTACTCCTGGCCCATGCTTGTGTACATGTGCACCAGCTGCGTGTACCCCCTCGTGTCCAGCTGTGCGCACACCTTCAGCTCTATGTCCAAGAATGCCCGGCACATCTGCTACTTCCTGGACTATGGCGCCGTCAACCTCTTCAGCCTGG GCTCGGCCATCGCCTACTCCGCATACACGTTCCCGGACGCGCTGGTGTGCACCACCTTCCATGACTACTACGTGGCCCTGGCTGTGCTGAACACCATCCTCAGCACAGGGCTGTCCTGCTACTCCAG GTTCCTTGAAATCCAGAGGCCCAGGCTTTGTAAGCTGCTCCGCATCCTTGCCTTTGCGTATCCCTACACCTGGGACTCCCTCCCCATCTTCTACAGG CTATTCCTGTTCCCAGGGGAGAATGCACGAAACGAAGCCACCTTATACCACCAGAAGCACATGGTCATGACCCTCCTGGCCAGTTTCTTGTACTCTGCACACCTGCCGGAGCGCCTAGCCCCTGGACGCTTTGACTATATTG GTCACAGTCACCAGCTGTTCCACGTGTGTGTGATCCTGGCCACGCACATGCAGATGGAAGCCATACTTCTGGACAAGACTCTGCGGAAGGAGTGGCTCCTGGCCACCTCCAGGCCCTTCTCGTTCCCTCAGATAGCCGGAGCCATATTTCTGTGCATCTTCTTCAGCCTCTGCAACATAATTTATTTCTCAGCTGCTCTGTATCGGATTCCCGAGCCAGaattacataaaaaagaaacatga
- the PAQR5 gene encoding membrane progestin receptor gamma isoform X1 encodes MPEVFHEQGILFGYRHPQSSATACILSLFQMTNETVNIWTHLLPFWFFVWRFVTALYVTDIQNDSYSWPMLVYMCTSCVYPLVSSCAHTFSSMSKNARHICYFLDYGAVNLFSLGSAIAYSAYTFPDALVCTTFHDYYVALAVLNTILSTGLSCYSRFLEIQRPRLCKLLRILAFAYPYTWDSLPIFYRLFLFPGENARNEATLYHQKHMVMTLLASFLYSAHLPERLAPGRFDYIGHSHQLFHVCVILATHMQMEAILLDKTLRKEWLLATSRPFSFPQIAGAIFLCIFFSLCNIIYFSAALYRIPEPELHKKET; translated from the exons ATGCCCGAG gTGTTCCATGAGCAGGGCATCCTCTTTGGCTACCGACATCCACAGAGTTCCGCCACTGCCTGTATCCTCAGccttttccaaatgaccaatgagACTGTCAACATCTGGACTCACTTGCTGCCCTTCTG GTTCTTTGTGTGGAGGTTTGTGACTGCACTGTATGTGACAGACATCCAGAATGACAGCTACTCCTGGCCCATGCTTGTGTACATGTGCACCAGCTGCGTGTACCCCCTCGTGTCCAGCTGTGCGCACACCTTCAGCTCTATGTCCAAGAATGCCCGGCACATCTGCTACTTCCTGGACTATGGCGCCGTCAACCTCTTCAGCCTGG GCTCGGCCATCGCCTACTCCGCATACACGTTCCCGGACGCGCTGGTGTGCACCACCTTCCATGACTACTACGTGGCCCTGGCTGTGCTGAACACCATCCTCAGCACAGGGCTGTCCTGCTACTCCAG GTTCCTTGAAATCCAGAGGCCCAGGCTTTGTAAGCTGCTCCGCATCCTTGCCTTTGCGTATCCCTACACCTGGGACTCCCTCCCCATCTTCTACAGG CTATTCCTGTTCCCAGGGGAGAATGCACGAAACGAAGCCACCTTATACCACCAGAAGCACATGGTCATGACCCTCCTGGCCAGTTTCTTGTACTCTGCACACCTGCCGGAGCGCCTAGCCCCTGGACGCTTTGACTATATTG GTCACAGTCACCAGCTGTTCCACGTGTGTGTGATCCTGGCCACGCACATGCAGATGGAAGCCATACTTCTGGACAAGACTCTGCGGAAGGAGTGGCTCCTGGCCACCTCCAGGCCCTTCTCGTTCCCTCAGATAGCCGGAGCCATATTTCTGTGCATCTTCTTCAGCCTCTGCAACATAATTTATTTCTCAGCTGCTCTGTATCGGATTCCCGAGCCAGaattacataaaaaagaaacatga